A window of Bradyrhizobium diazoefficiens genomic DNA:
TCCCTTGAAGGCGATGATCTCGTGCACGCGCTCGCCCAGCGGCGCGGTGATTCCGGCATAGCGCCAGACCGGCAGCAGCGTCTCCGACAGACGCCGCAAGGGCGCGCCGAGATGAATGTTGCCCGCGAGCACGATGTGGGCTGCGCGCAGTCGCGCCGAGGGCGTGACGATGCGTTTGCGGATGCCGGAATGATCGATACTGACGACCGGCGTGTCCTCGAAGATGCGAGCGCCTGCCCGCTGCGCCAGCGCCGCAAGGCCATGGACATATTTGCGGCCGTCGACCTGGAATGCTTTGGGGTAATACACGCCGTGGAAGTAACGGTCGGTCTTGAGCACCTCGCGAACACGGTCGACCTGCCACCCCTCGGCCTCGGTGTCGAAATCCTCGTTCAGCATCTGCAACCGGCTGATGAGCCGGTCGCCGACATCGACATTGGAGACCTCCAGCACGCCGTCGCGCAGGGCTAGCCCCGGCATGTTCTCCTCCGTGGCGTTGGCCCGGACGAACTCGGCGCCCTCCTTCGACAGCGTCCACAATTCACGCGCGTCCTCGAAGCCGACGCGCTCGATCAGGTCGGTGAGCGGCAGGGCAAAGCCCGGCATCACGGTGCCGAGCTGGTTGCCGGACGCGTTCCAGCCGACGTGACGGCCCTCCAGCACCGCGACACTGGCCCCGAGCCGGGCCGCCTCCAGCGCGATGGTCAGCCCGGCAAGCCCCGCACCGATGACGCAGATGTCGGCGTCGAGGTCGAACGACAGCCGCGTGCGGTCGCGAAAGCCCGCTTCGTCCTGGGACACGCTTGTGAAAGTCTCGCTCATGTCGTTTTCTTACAGCATGATCCGGAAGAGTGTGCAGCGGTTTTCCTCGCGACAAACGCAAAATGCGCTTGCGCGGAGATCATGCTCGAAAACAACAATTTAGGGCGCGATGAGAACTGTCCTGATCTCATGGCGCCTTAAAGGACCATGCGGGCGCTTGTCACCTTGTCCTCCGGCGGCGCCTGTAGATTATCCCGGACGTGGAGTGATTCGAGAATGCCATGCGCCGTTTGATGTTGCTGCGTCACGCCAAGACAGAGACTGACGCGCCGAGCGGCCGTGACCAGGATCGCCGCCTCGACGACCGCGGCCATAAGGATGCCGCCCGGATGGGCGACTGGATCGCGTCCCATCCCCCCTTCCCCGAGACCGTGCTGGTGTCGCACGCCGTGCGCGCCCGGCAGACCTGGGACATCGCCTGGGAGGTGATGAAGGACCGCGTCCCAGCGCCGCAGGTCGAGATCCTGCCGGAACTCTATGGTGCCGATCCCGCGCAGATCCTGGACTCCATTCGCACTGCAACGGCCCCGGCCGGCCCGAAGCAGTTGCTGCTGGTCGCCCATAATCCCGGCATGCACGAGGCCGCGCTCATGCTGATGGGTGGTGGCGATCCGGCCGGCGCCAGGGCGCTCGCCCACAATCTGCCCACCTCAGGACTTGCGATCTTCGATTTTGACGTCAAGGATTGGGGTGACGTGGCCTACCGCCGCGGCAAACTGGTGCTGTTCACCAGCCCCAAGCTGCTTCGATCGGGATGATCGCGCGACGTACCGGCCAGACGTGCTGGCCGAAATATCTGGAGGCGGAGATGTTCAAGTCCATCCTCGTGCCCATCGACCTCGCCGACACCGATCTGGCAAAGCCGGCGATCGCGACCGCGGCAACATTGTCGCAGATCTGGGGCGGCGCGGTGCGCCTGCTCAACGTGCTGCCGATGACGCCGGTGATGCTGGCCGAATACGTGCCGGCCGATTTCGACGAGCAGCAGCGCCAGACGTCGGAAGAGGCGCTCGCCATCGTCGCGCGCGAATCCGGCATCGAGGCTTCCCGCATCTCCAGCGTGGTGCGCCAGGGCGGCATCTACCACGAGATCCTGGAAGAAGCTGCGCAGATGAAGGCCGACCTGATCGTGATGACCTCGCACAGGCCTGCGATGCGCACCTATTTCCTCGGATCAAATGCCGGGCATGTCGTCCGCTACGCCAAGTGCTCGGTGCTGGTGGTCAGGCACTGATGCTTGCTCCGTCATTGCGAGCGCAGCGAAGCAATCCAGAATCTTTCCGCGGCGGCAGCTTGGATTGCTTCGCTGCGCTCGCAATGACGATGGCGAGGCACCGTTCGCCTATTGCTCCGGCTACAAGCCCTTGCGTTGGCCGACGGGCAAAACACGCCACCCGTCGGTCAACACGCGCGACTGAAAATATTCCACTTTACCGAAATTCGGAAACGGCGTATGTGTCGCCGCAACCCGGCCCAAGGAAGAGGGGCGTATCGCGATCGTCACAAACGCGGGCCGGGCGGCGGTGGACGCAGGTGACATCGGCGCGAAGGGCTTCGCAGGGCGGGCAACCGTGAGCGAGAGTGTCGCGCACACGACCGGTGTGACCCGCGTACGGCGAAATCGTGCCGTCCTGGCGCCCGGGGTCTGTGCGCCAAGTCTTGCGGTGATGTGTGCGGCCCAACCGGGCCCGTGCGTCAGCCATCCGCAAGGCGACGGGGGCAATAGTGCATCGCTCCCCGGGGAGATCACGACATAAGCCGTAAAGCCACTGCGCAGGGAAGGCCGGGATGTCCTGGCTTCACCTGTATGCCGCTGTGCAGCTTCTTGTTACGCAGAATTCGCACAGTGGGCCGCGGGTGCCGGCCGGCTCCCGGCCTTCCCTGCGCCCTCTTTCATTCGAGGGCGACGCGACAAGGCAAAGCTCGGGCGAGATGCGCCGCGAGGATGCGAAGGCGTGTCTGCGAGGCCGTAGGATGGGTAGAGCACTTGCGAAACCCATCACGTTTCAGCGCGAATGAAGTATTGATGGGTTTCGCTTTCGCTCTACCCATCCTACCGCTCGCTCCGCTCGCGATGACGGTGTTGATGCAGGTGTACCTAAAACCGCAAGCTCGTGCCCCGGACGCAGCGCAGCGTCCCTTCGACGCTGCGCTGCAGAGCCGGGGCCCATGCGGCAGCGATCCGCGTCGCTTCCTGGGTCCCGGCCTGCGCAGCAGCGTAAGGACGCTGCAGCGCGTCCGGGACACGAGAGCGAGGGTTTACAGATACGGCGTCAGCTCGGGCTTGACCTGCCCGTAGACGGCATCCTCGATCTGGCTGCGGGTGATCCCGATGTCGCGAAGAGCGCGGTCGTCGAGCTCGGTCAGAGTCTTGACGGCCGAGCGGCGCTCGAGGCGGTCGAACAGCCCGTAGGCGGCAAGGGCGAGCGCGCGGAAAAATCCGCCCGTTGAGGATGGGCGTAAATTCCGCCCGGCAGTTTGCGAGATCGAGGTCATTCTTCTTCTCCGGCCTGTTGTCCCGCGCGGCGAAGCAATGTCGTTGGCGCGAACGCTGTCAGCGTCTGCACCTCATTTGCTGTCGGATTGCTCTCGCTCTCCTCGGCTCAATCGCGGAACTTGATGGAACTTAAATGCTCCAGTACACTGCTCGGAGCAAGTAAAACATTGCTCTCGGTGCAATAATGTCGAAGTTCGAGTACGTGAAGCTAGCCGATGCCATTGCCTCGGATATCTCTAACGGCACGTTAAGGCCGGGCGACCGGCTGCCGCCGCAGCGCGATTTTGCCTATGACCGCGGCATTGCGGTCTCGACGGCGAGCCGGGTTTATACGGAGTTGCTCCGCCGCGGGCTCGTCGTCGGCGAGGTCGGTCG
This region includes:
- a CDS encoding histidine phosphatase family protein, with the translated sequence MRRLMLLRHAKTETDAPSGRDQDRRLDDRGHKDAARMGDWIASHPPFPETVLVSHAVRARQTWDIAWEVMKDRVPAPQVEILPELYGADPAQILDSIRTATAPAGPKQLLLVAHNPGMHEAALMLMGGGDPAGARALAHNLPTSGLAIFDFDVKDWGDVAYRRGKLVLFTSPKLLRSG
- a CDS encoding DUF1127 domain-containing protein, translated to MTSISQTAGRNLRPSSTGGFFRALALAAYGLFDRLERRSAVKTLTELDDRALRDIGITRSQIEDAVYGQVKPELTPYL
- a CDS encoding universal stress protein — translated: MFKSILVPIDLADTDLAKPAIATAATLSQIWGGAVRLLNVLPMTPVMLAEYVPADFDEQQRQTSEEALAIVARESGIEASRISSVVRQGGIYHEILEEAAQMKADLIVMTSHRPAMRTYFLGSNAGHVVRYAKCSVLVVRH
- a CDS encoding FAD-dependent oxidoreductase is translated as MSETFTSVSQDEAGFRDRTRLSFDLDADICVIGAGLAGLTIALEAARLGASVAVLEGRHVGWNASGNQLGTVMPGFALPLTDLIERVGFEDARELWTLSKEGAEFVRANATEENMPGLALRDGVLEVSNVDVGDRLISRLQMLNEDFDTEAEGWQVDRVREVLKTDRYFHGVYYPKAFQVDGRKYVHGLAALAQRAGARIFEDTPVVSIDHSGIRKRIVTPSARLRAAHIVLAGNIHLGAPLRRLSETLLPVWRYAGITAPLGERVHEIIAFKGSVMDSDGVDHFRIVDGDRLMWESPQTTWAARPQRFAGAVGRRIRTIFPGLGNVEITETFGGATGQTVHGMPQIGQLRKGLWVASGFGRQGMNTSAMAGQMIARSILWGDERWKLFSPFELVWAGGAAGRVAGQLVGIWGRARSAAAGSLARYRERARVKDTQREARLAEANRAAGTGPRRPPPGVRPRPVPLKPATEAAEPASHDGAASQ